In Gemmobacter sp., the sequence TGATTTGAGGCAGTATTTTGAACGCGGCCCTGGCCTATGACGACACCGTGTTCCTGTGACGCAGGGCCGGGGGCTGGCATTCCGGCCCCCGTCCCCCTAGACCATGGGCAAAGGGGGCGTCCATGCGCGTGGTCTGGATCCTGTCGGGCGGAATTGCGCTGGCGCTGGGGCTGGCCGGCATCGTGCTGCCGCTGTTGCCGACCACGCCCTTCGTGCTGCTGGCGGCCTTCTGCTTTGCCCGCTCGTCGCCGCGGCTGCACGGCTGGCTGCTGGGGCACCGCACCTTTGGCCCGATCATCCGCAACTGGGCCGAACACCGCGCCATTCCGCGCGCCGCCAAGCGCGTCTCGATCCTGGCCATGCTGGCCGCGCTGGGGCTGAGCCTGGCGCTTGGCCTGCGGTGGGAGGTGCTGGCGGTGCAGGCCGTGGTGCTGGTGGTGATGGGAACCTTCATCCTGACCCGCCCCGACGGACCCGCCGGCAGCGCGTGATTTTTCCCAAGGGTTCTGGCATGATGGCCGGCAGGGAGGACCAAGCCATGCCGCAGATCGACCCGGATTTCGACGGCCAGACCGTCATCACCACCTTTGAAACCACGCCGGCCCATGCCTTTGACCTGCTGGAGGCGCTGGAAGCCGCCTATGCCGAGGTGATCTCGCGCCAACCCGGCTTTGTCGGCGCCGCGCTGCACATCAACGATGCCCGCACCCGCATCTGCAACTATTCCCGCTGGTCCCGCCGCGAAGATTACCAGGCCATGCTCCGCACCCCCGAAATGCGCAAACGCAACGCCCATATCAATACATTGTGCAAGAGCTTCGAGCCGGTAATGTATGAGGTGGCGGGGGTGTATTGAGGGGGGGTCAGGGGCACGACACCGAGCCGCGCAGTTCCACGCTGTCGCCCTGAACGCTGGCGGGCTTTACGGTGCAACCCGTGACCTGATCGACCACCGCCAGCATGGTTTCGCGCACCTTGTCCTGTTCGGCCCGCGCGGCATAGCCGACACGGATCACCTGAAATCGGTCGGCCTTTCTGAATACGGTATAGCTGCGGCCATCCTGCGCAATTTCTGTCCGGTCCGCACCAAAGAATTCCGGCGAGGGTTGGGCGCCGCAGGCGGTTATTCCGATCCCCAAAACTACAAGAAGAACATATTTTATCATCCGACCTGCTCCTGACTTCTCGAACAGAATGGAACAGACTAGTTAATAATTGATTAAGGCGCACGATGGTGCGCCTTGATCGTGTCATGGTCGGGATACGGGGGATCAGCCGCAGGTATTGGGAACACCTTTGGAAACGATCTCTTGCCAGTTAGCGCCAAGCACTTCTCGGGCCGACAGGGCATTCGACGCTTCACGCGATCCCTCGGGGATCAGCCGAACAACCATTCCCTGGTTGAAATTCTGATTGAAGCCGGAGAAGAAATCTCCCTGTAGTCCACTGCCGCTGCTGTCATTGGCGATGATGAACTTATCCCCGCCTTTTCGGATGACCTCAATCGCTGCGGCTTTGAACGCGAGATTTCTGGCGCCGGTCGGTCCGCAAGCGGGCGCGGCATGTGTCTGGACTTTGAAAGTGTCCTTTGACATCGGCTGAACACTGGTCTCGGCACAGCCGACCAATACCATTAGAGACGCAAAACCAACCAGAGCCGAAACATTAAGTCGCATGGGCAGCTTTTCCTCCGAATCCTAATTGAGAAATGTATCACACAATCTTGTGAGAAGGTGCAATACCGTAAATCAATAGAATTCTTGCAACCCTCAGGAGTCCATCTTCAGCGCATTGATGAACGCTTCCTGCGGGATTTCCACTTTCCCGAACTGGCGCATCCGCTTTTTCCCGGCCTTTTGCTTGTCCAGCAGCTTGCGTTTACGTGTTGCGTCGCCGCCGTAGCATTTGGCGGTCACGTCCTTGCGCATGGCGGACAGGGTTTCGCGGGCAATCACGCGGCCGCCGATGGCCGCCTGGATCGGGATCTTGAACATGTGGCGGGGGATCAGCTCCTTGAGCTTTTCCACCATGGCGCGGCCACGCATTTCCGCACGGTCGCGGTGGACCATCATCGACAGCGCGTCCACCGGCTCGTCATTCACAAGGATCGACATTTTCACGAGGTAATCCTCGCGGTAGCCGGTGATGGCATAGTCAAAGCTGGCATAGCCCTTGGTCACCGATTTGAGCCGGTCGTAGAAATCGAACACCACCTCGTTCAGCGGCAGGTCGTATTCCACCATGGCGCGGTTGCCGGCATAGGTCAGGTTCTGCTGGATGCCGCGGCGGTCCTGGCACAGTTTCAGGATATCGCCCAGATATTCGTCGGGCACCATGATGGTGGCCTTGATCCGCGGTTCTTCCAGATGGTCGACATAGGTCAGGTCGGGCATGTCGGCGGGGTTGTGCAATTCCACCATCGTGCCGTCGCGCATGAAGACGTGATAGACCACCGACGGCGCGGTGGTGATCAGATCCAGGTCGTATTCGCGTTCCAGACGGTCGCGGATCACCTCCAGATGCAGCAGGCCGAGAAAGCCGCAGCGGAAGCCAAAGCCAAGCGCGGCCGAGGTTTCCATTTCATAGCTGAAGGACGCATCGTTCAGCGCCAGCTTCTCGATCGCATCGCGCAGCGCCTCGAAATCATTGGCGTCGACCGGGAACAGGCCGCAGAACACCACCGGCTGCGCTGGCTTGAAGCCGGGCAGGGGCGTGTCGCAGGGCTTGCGTTCGTGGGTGATGGTATCGCCCACCCGGGTATCGCGCACCTGCTTGATGGAGGCAGTGAACACCCCGATTTCGCCGGGGCCGAGTTCGGGCCAGTCCACCATCTTGGGGCGCAGCACCGCCAGCTTGTCGATGCCGTAGACCGCGCCGGTCTGCATCATCTTGATGCGGTCGCCCTTGCGGATCACGCCGTCCATGACGCGGATCATCACGACGACGCCCAGGTAGGGGTCATACCAGCTGTCGACCAGCATCGCCTTCAAGGGCGCGTTGCGGTCGCCCTTGGGGGCGGGCAGGCGGGTGACGATGGCCTCCAGCACATCGGGAATGCCAAGGCCGGTCTTGGCCGAGATCATCACCGCGTCGGACGCATCCAGCCCGATCACGTCTTCGATGTTTTCCTTGACCCGGTCGGGGTCGGCTGCCGGCAGGTCGATCTTGTTCAGCACCGGCACGATGTCGTGGCCCGCGTCGATCGCCTGATAGACGTTGGCCAGCGTCTGCGCCTCGACCCCTTGCGAGGCGTCCACCACCAGAAGCGATCCTTCGACGGCGCGCATCGACCGGCTGACTTCATAGGCAAAGTCGACGTGGCCGGGGGTGTCGATCAGGTTCAGCACATAGACCTGGCCGTCCTTCGCCTTGTAGTCGATGCGGACGGTGTTGGCCTTGATGGTGATGCCGCGCTCCCGCTCGATATCCATCGAGTCGAGCAGCTGCTCCTTCATGTCGCGGTCGGCCACCGTGCCTGTCGACTGGATCAGCCGGTCGGCAAGGGTGGATTTACCGTGGTCGATATGCGCCACGATGGAGAAGTTGCGGATGAGGTTCAGCTCGGTCATGCCGGCCCGTATATCCTGCCGTTTCGCAGCCGGAAAGGGGGGATGCGCGAAAGAAAACGGGGCGCCGCACCCCCCGGCGCGGCGCCCCGTCGCGGTCGCGATGCGGCGTTACTGCGCCAGCGCGTCGCGGATGCGGGCGATGGCGGTTTCCACCAGAGCGGGGCTGGCCTTGGCAGCCTCGACCAGGGTTTTCAGCGTGGTGCGGGTGGCCTCGTCCAGCTCGGTGGTGTCCAGCAGCGCGGTCACGCGGTCGGCATCGAAATTGGCCGGGTCAAGCGCGGCCAGCAGTTCCTGCGCGCCGGCCTTCACGGCGCCGGCAGCGGCTGTGGCGGCCTCGGCGGCCTTGTCGGCGGTGGCCTTGGCGGCAGCGGCGGCTTCGGCGGCTTTGGCTGCGGCTTCTTCGGCGGCCTTCTTGGCGGCGGCTTCAGCCGCAGCAGCGGTTTCGGCGGCCTTGGCGGCGGCTTCCTCGGCAGCTTTCTTCGCGGCCTCCTCGGCGGCCTTGCGGTCGGCCTCGGCCTTTTGTGCGGCGTCCTGGGCAGCCTGCTGGGCGGGCACATAGCTGAACTGGTAGTAGGCGCCCGCAGCGGCCAGGGCCAGAACGGCGGCGATGATGACGGACTTGTTCATGGGGGTCTCCTACCCTTGGTGCAGTCAGTACGGGCGCTTTCGCAGACCGGGGCGGCGAAAGAAAGGGGAATTGCCGCGCCGCAGCGTCAGATCCACGCACCCGTACATGGGAAATCGGGTTGAATCAGCGCGTCTGCAAGACTATTTTGCGCCATCATCCATGACCAAGGAGCAAGGCCATAGCCCGCAGACCCCACAATGCCCCGCCGCAACGCGAAACGGGGCCGCGCGTGAACGATCGTATCCGCGCACCTGAAATCCGCCTCATCGGGGCGGACGGCGAAAATATCGGTGTCGTGACGCCTTCGCGCGCGATGATGCTGGCCGAGGAGGCGGGGCTGGACCTCGTCGAGATCTCGCCCAACGCCGAACCGCCGGTCTGCAAGATCATGGACTTCGGCAAGTTCAAATACGAAACGCAAAAGCGCGAGGCCGAGGCGCGCAAGAAACAGAAAATCATCGAGATCAAGGAAATCAAGTTCCGTCCCGGGACCGATGACCACGATTACGATGTGAAGATGCGTTCGGTGCTGAAATTCCTCGACGAAGGCGACAAGGTGAAGATCACCCTGCGCTTCCGCGGCCGGGAAATGGCGCACCAGCAACTGGGCATGGATCTGCTGAACCGCGTGGCCGCCGACGTGGCCGCACAGGGCAAGATCGAATCGATGCCCAAGCTGGAAGGCCGCCAGATGGTGATGATGATCGCGCCGAAGTAAGGCCGGCGATCACAGGCGGAACAGGCCCTTGCCGTCAGGCGGGGCCTTTTTCATTCCGGCTGCGGTTCGCAGAACAGGTCATAGACCAGCGCGATGGCGCGCTGCACCTTGGGGTCGTGCAGCGAATAATAGATCGCCTTGCCCTCGCGCCGGCAGGAGACCAGCCCCTCCAGCCGCAGGCGCGCCAGTTGCTGGCTGACGGCGGCCTGCCGGCTGTCCAGCAGCTGTTCCAGTTCCGTCACCGACTTTTCGCCACCCGACAGATGGCACAGGATCATCAGCCGCCCTTCATGCGCCAGCGCCTTGAGAAAGGCGGCCGCCGCCTTGGCATTCGCCTCCATCTCGTCGGCGGGCATGCCCATGCAGCCCTCCTCGGCGGTGGGGGCGGTGGCCTTGTGCGGCGCGGCGGAGGTCAGGTCCATCGACCGATCCTTCTGGTCCCTTGACAGATCACTGCCATATAGCATGTCCCGCCCCGATTTTACAGGGGCGGGGGCGTGAAAGCGGCCTGACCGGCCGCCTGCTGTGCGGCCAGTTCCACCGCAATGGCGGCACCCAGCCGGACATTGCTCAGGATCAGGGCGGTGTTCGATTCCAGCGACCGCCCCCCCGTCAGCGCAACGATGCGGTCCAGCAGGAAGGGCGTGACGTCCTTGGCAGCAATGCCCTGCGCCTCGGCCTCGGCCAGGGCGGTTTCGATGGCCGGGTCGATGATCTCCATCGGCACCTCGGCCTCGGCCGGGATCGGGTTGGCGACCAGCTGGCCCCCCGGCAGGCCCAGCCGACCCCGCATCAGATGCGCGGCCGCCACTGTCGCCGCATCGTCGGCCCGCATCGGCGCCCGCATCCCCGAGGACCGCGACCAGAAGGCGGGGAAATCGTCCTGCTGCCAGGCGATCACCGGCACGCCCAGGGTTTCCAGCACCTCCAGCGTCTTGGGCAGATCCAGAATGGCCTTGGCCCCGGCGGCCACCACCGTCACCGGGGTCGCGCCCAGTTCCTGAAGATCGGCGGAAATGTCGAAACTGGTTTCCGCCCCGCGATGCACGCCGCCGATGCCGCCAGTGGCAAAGACCCCGATCCCCGCCAGATGCGCGCAGATCATGGTTGCGGCCACCGTGGTGGCCCCCATCTCTCCGGTCACCAGGCAATGCGCCAGGTCGGCGCGGCTCAGCTTGCGGACATGGCTTGCGCGCCCCAGCGCCTCCAGCGCGGCATCGTCCAGGCCCACGCGGATCGCGCCGTCCAGAATGGCGATGGTTGCCGGCACCGCGCCGCCCTCGCGCACCGCCGCCTCGACCGCGCGGGCGGTTTCCACATTCTGTGGCCAGGGCATGCCATGGGTGATGATGGTGGATTCCAGCGCCACCACGGCACGTCCGGCGGCCAGCGCCGCCGCCACCTCGGGCAGCAGGATCAGGGGCAGGGTCATGGTCCGATGTCTCCAGATACGTAAACGGCAGCGCGGTGCAGCGCCTCGGCCAGGGCGGCCTCGCGCGTGGCACCACGGGATTCGGCGGCCATATGCGCCGCCATGAAGGTATCGCCGGCCCCGGTCACCCGGGTGACCATTACCGGCGGCGGCGCCCCGGTCAGCGTTTCCGCCCCCCGCGTCGCCTCGGCCGCCGCGCGGCCCCCGTCGGTCACCACGGCACGCGCCGCCCCGCGCGCCACCAGCCCCTCGGCCGCCTGCGCCGCGCTGGCGAATTCCACCTGGCACAGCAGCCCGGCTTCTTCCAGGTTGACATACAGCGTCACCCCCGGATGGCCGATCAGCGGCCGCAGCCGGTCGGCCTTGCCGGGGCTGGCCGGCGCCACCCGCAGATCGGCCCCGGCAAACACCGGCGAGGCGGCAATCTCCGACAAGAGCGCCAGAGTCAGGTTGCCATCCAGCGCCACAAGGCCCGGATAGGGGTTCGGCAACCGGCCATCGTGAAAGGGGCGCAGGATGCGCGCCCCCGCCGCCTCCAGCGAATGGGCATCGGCAATGGCGGCGATCAGGCCGTTCGCCCCCTCGACCGCCATGTAGCGGTCGGTCGGCAGATCGTCCGATCGGTAGACCAGCCCGGTCCCCAACCCCAGCGTGCCGCAGGCTGCCACCAGCTCGTCCCCCTGCCGGTCGCGCCCGATGCACGACAGCAGCGCCGGCGTCATGCCGAACCGCGCCAGCATCATCCCGATGTTCAGCGCCACGCCCCCCGGCAACCGGGTGATCCGCCCCGGCACGTCCGACCCCAGCCGCATCACCGCGGCCGATCGCCCGATCACGTCCCACAGCACAGAGCCGATGCACAGCACGTCATGACCCACTGGCTGCAAGCGTCCGCTCCTTCGCTCTGATCCAAATATCCCGGGGGGAGAGGTGGCCGCCCGGCCACCTCGGGGGGCAGGGCCCCCCTTTAGGCGATCACCGTTCCGGGATCAATCCGCGCGGGCTGAAGCGCAAGACCAGCAGCAGGATGATGCCCATGGTCAGCAACCGCATATGCGCCGCCGCATCCTGCAAATGGCCTTTCAGCCACGACCCGTCCGGCAGAACGCTGGTCAGCACGGCGAACAGCTGTTGCCCCATGGGTTCCACCATGATCCACAGCCACCAGATCAGCATGCCGCCCAGCACCGATCCCCAGTTGTTCCCCGACCCGCCGACAATCACCATCACCCAGATCAGGAAGGTAAAGCGCAGCGGCTGGTAGGTGGATGGCGTCAGCTGCCCGTCCAGCGTGGTCATCATCGCGCCGGCAACGCCGCAGACCGCCGATCCCAGCACGAAGATTTGCAGGTGCCGCCGGGTCACGTCCTTGCCCATCGCCTCGGCCGAAACCTCGTTGTCGCGGATCGCGCGCATCATCCGGCCCCAGGGGCTGCGCCAGGCGGTTTCGACCAGCCAGATCAGCGCCAGCAGCACCACCAGGAACAGGCCAGCATAGCACAGCTTGACCACGATGGACGATGCCGTCGCCAGTTCGACCCCCCAGTCGGCCGCCCAGGCGACAAAACCCGGATCCTGTTGCAGGTCGATCTCATAGGGCACCGGGCGGGGCAGGCCCGTCACGTTCTTGACCCCGCGCGACAGCCAGTCCTCGTTCTTCAGCACCGCGATGACGATTTCCGAAATCCCCAGCGTGGCAATGGCCAGATAATCCGACCGCAGCCCCAGCGCTGTCTTGCCGATGGCCCAGGCGGCACCCGCCGCCAGCAGCCCGCCCACCGGCCAGGCCAGCAGGATCGGCAGCCCCAGCCCGCCCAGATAGCCGGCCGCCGCCGGGTTGGTCCGCTCCACCGCCTGCACCGCCGGGTCGAAGACCAGCGAATACAGCACGAACCCCAGGATCAGCACCGCCACCAGCGCAAGGCCCCGCAGCCGCCCCTTGGGCATCCGCGACCAGACCAGCACGGCGGCCACCAGCGAGGCCGCGCCCACCGCCAGCCCCAGCAGGATCCGCAGCCCGCCGGCCGCCCAGGCATCGGTTTCCGGCGGCATCGCCACCAGCACCGAGGCCAGCCCGCCAAGTGCCACAAACCCCATGATCCCGATATTGAACAAGCCCGCATAGCCCCATTGCATGTTGACCCCCAGCGCCATGATGGCACTGATCAGCCCCATGTTCAGGATCGTCAGCGTCAGGTTCCAGCTTTGCGTGATCCCGGTGATCACGAACAGCAGCGCCACGATGGCGAACAGCCCGATATTGCGCCAGTTCACGCTCATATCGCTTTCCCCTTGAAGATGCCGGTCGGCTTGAACAGCAGCACGATGACCAGAATGGCAAAGCTGACCGCGAATTTGTAATCGGTGCCCATCAGTTGCAGCAGCCCGTCCGGTGCCAGGCTTTCAGGCAGCACATAGGTGGCGACCTTTTTCCAGGCATAGGTCACTGTCACCTCGGAAAAGGCAATCACAAAGCCGCCCGCGATGGCGCCCAGCGGGTTGCCAAGGCCCCCCACCACCGCGCTGGCAAAGATCGGCAGCAGCAGCTGGAAATAGGTGAACGCCTTGAACGACTTGTCGAGGCCATAGAGCACCCCCGCCGTCGTCGCCAGCGCCGCAACGATGATCCAGGTCACCGCGACCACCCGTTCCGGGTTGATCCCCGACAACAGCGCCAGATCCTCGTTGTCGGAAAACGCCCGCATGGATTTGCCGGTGCGCGTGCGGTTCAGGAACCAGAACAGCAGCGCCACCGCGATCACCGCGACGACCAGGGTGATCACCTGTGTCGTGCGGATCGCCAGCCCTTCCTGCAAGCCGGTCATGTCGCGGAATTCGCGCGCGCCCAGCACGAAACGGGCGCCGTCGGCAAAGTTGATCTCCTCGACCCCGATGACAAAGCGGGTGATGCCGTTCATCACGAACATCACCCCCATCGACACCATCACCAGCACCACCGGCGCCGCCTTGACCCGGCGGTAGAACCGATAGATCAGCCGGTCGGTGCCCAGCACCAGCGCCGCCGTGATGGCAATGCCCACCGGCAAGGCCAGCAGCGCCGTCGGCAAGGGTCCAAAGCTGACGCCAAGGCCAGTCAGCAGCCATGTCACCAGAATGGTGGCGGCGGTGCCAAAGGCCATGGTGTCGCCATGGGCAAAGTTGGAAAACCGCAGGATGCCGTAAACCAGCGTCACCCCCAGCGCCCCCAGCGCCAGCTGCGCGCCATAGGCAGCCCCGGGAATGACCACAAAGTTCAGCAGCGCCACGATGGCATTCAGGAAGTCCATCATTGCACCTCGCACCGGCCAGTGGCCCGCCATTCCCGTTCGCCGATGCGGCGCACATGCACATAACTGCCCGTTGCCGGGCGCCATGCCAGGATTTCCACCGCTCCACCAGCTGCGGCGCCCTGCCATTGCCGGACATCGCCATCGTTCACCAGCCGCATCGGCACATCCTCGCCGCCGCTGCGCAGCACCGGGGCGCGGCCATCGAAGCCGCGCAACCGGACCGACGTTTCCTCGTCCCGGGTCGGCTTGCACTGGTCGCCCCGGCAAATCTCGCTGGGCATGCACCACAGATCGGCGGCTTGCGCGGAACCTGCCCCCAGCATGATCAGCACCATCGTTGTCCGCAGTCTCATGTCACCCCCCCAGAAAGGTGCGCCGCACCTCGGGATCGGCCATCAAGGCCTTGCCGGTATCGGTAAAGCGGTTCGCCCCCTGCACCAGCACATAGCCCTTGTCGGCAATCTCCAGCGCCTGGCGGGCGTTCTGTTCCACCATCAGAATGGAAATCCCGGTGCGCGCCACCTCGATGATGCGGTCGAACAGCTCGTCCATCACGATGGGTGAAACGCCTGCCGTCGGCTCGTCCAGCATCAGCACCTTGGGCTGCGTCATCAGCGCCCGGCCCACCGCCACCTGCTGGCGCTGCCCGCCCGACAATTCGCCCGCCGGCTGGTTGCGCTTGGCCTTGAGGATCGGGAACAGGTCATAGACCTGCGCCATCGTATGCCGGAAATCGTCGCGCCGGATGAAGGCGCCCATTTCCAGGTTTTCCTCCACTGTCATGGACCCAAAGATGTTGTGCGTCTGCGGCACGAAGCCCATGCCCTTGTGAACCCGCGCCTGCGGCGTCAGCTGGGTGATATCCTCGCCATCCAGCAGCACATGGCCCTGCCGCAGCTTCAGCATGCCGAACACCGCCTTCATCGCGGTGGATTTGCCGGCGCCGTTCGGGCCGACGATCACCGCGATCTCGCCCTTTTCCACCGCAAGGGTGCAATCGTGCAGGATGTCGGCGCCGCCATAGCCGCCGGTCATGCCGGAACCGATCAGAAAGGGATCAGCCATCGACACCCCCCGCCGCCCGGTTCCCATGTTTCGCCTTGCCCCAAGTATCCCGGGGTCCGGGGCAGGGCCCCGGGGCCTGCCGCCGCGCGCCACGCTCAGCCATGGGCGGCCTCCTCCTTGATCTTGTTCTTCAGGCCGGTGCCCAGATAGGCCTCGATCACCCGTTCGTCGTTCTTGACCTGATCGACCGTGCCCTGCGCCAGCACCTTGCCCTCGGCCATCACGATGACCGGGTCGCATAGCCGCGCGATGAAATCCATGTCATGCTCGATCACGCAGAACGTATAGCCGCGTTCCTTGTTCAGCCGCACGATGGCATCGCCGATGGTGTTCAAGAGCGTGCGGTTCACGCCGGCGCCCACCTCGTCCAGAAAGACGATCTTGGCATCCACCATCATGGTGCGGCCCAGTTCCAGCAGCTTTTTCTGCCCGCCGGAAATCTGGCTGGCCTTCTGGTCGGCCAGATGGGAAATCGTCAGGAATTCCAGCACCTCGTCCGCCTTGTCGCGCAGCGCGCGTTCTTCCTCGGCGATGCGGCGGCGGCCGAACCAGGTGTTCCACAGCGTTTCCCCCGACTGGCCCGCAGGCACCATCATCAGGTTTTCCCGCACCGTCATGGACCCGAATTCATGCGCGATCTGGAAGGTGCGCAGCAGGCCCTTGTGGAACAACTCGTGCGGCGGCAGGCCCGAGATATCCTCGCCATCCATCAGCACGCGGCCGCTGGTTGGCGGCAGGCGTCCGGCGATGACGTTGAACAGCGTGGTCTTGCCGGCCCCGTTCGGGCCGATCAGTCCGGTGATGGATCCGGTGGCGATTTCCAGCGATGCCCCATCGACAGCGCGAAATCCGCCAAAATGCCGGTGGAGGTTCTCCACGACAATCATGCGATGCTCCCCGTGCGGCGGATCCGTGCCTTGCGTGCCGGTCCGCTCGTCATTGTGGCAGGGGGCGCGGTGGACCGCGCCCCCCGGTATCAGCCGCTCAGCGGTATTTCACCACTTCCATCTTGTCGTTCTTGAACTCGATCTCGCGGTACGAGCCGGCGCTTTCGCGGCCGTTGACAAAGGTCACCGCCGTCGCACCCTCATAGTTGACCGAGCCACCGGCGTTGATGATCTCCAGCGCCTTCTTCAGGTCGCCGGGCAGGATCACCTCGCCCGTGCCATTGGCGATGTTCAGGACTTCGGCCTTGTAGACCGCCGGGTCGCTGGATTTCGCCTTGGCCATCGCCAGCAGGATCAGCGCCGCCGCATCATAGCTTTCGGCCGAGAAGGCCGAGGTGCCGTCGAAGCCGGCCTTCTTGGCCATCTCGACGTAACGGTCGCGGCCTTCGCCGGCCGAAGCGGGGTTCTGCCCGAACGAGCCGTTGATTTCCTTGCCGAACTTGTCTTCCAGCGCCTGGCTGACCATGCCGTCGGGGAATTCGAACGTGTCGAACGCCCCGGTATCCAGCGAGGCGCGGATGATGCCCGAGCCGCCCTGGTCGACATAGCCGGCCACCACCAGCAAATCGCCGCCGGCAGCCGCCAGGGCCGCGACTTCGGCGGAATAGTCGGCCTTGCCGTCTTCATGCGGGGCGTTGATCGTGACCTTGCCGCCCGCCGCCTCGAACGCTGCCTGGAAGCTGTCGGCCAGGCCCTTGCCATAGTCGTTGTTGGTATAGGTCACCGCAACCGACTTGATCCCGCGTTCCTGCATGATCTCGGTCATCACGACGCCCTGGCGCGCATCCGAGGGCGAGGTGCGGAAGAACAGACCCTTGGCATCCAGCGTGGTCAGCGCCGGCGAGGTGGCCGAGGG encodes:
- a CDS encoding ABC transporter substrate-binding protein, which codes for MKKLLLASTAAFALTGAAQAEDIKIGISVGFTGPLESLAPQMAAGAEMAFKEVSDSGLLLSGSKVTGVRADSTCVDAAAATAAVERIVTAEKVRGIVGGMCSGETIASLNNVAIPNGVVMISPSATSPALTTLDAKGLFFRTSPSDARQGVVMTEIMQERGIKSVAVTYTNNDYGKGLADSFQAAFEAAGGKVTINAPHEDGKADYSAEVAALAAAGGDLLVVAGYVDQGGSGIIRASLDTGAFDTFEFPDGMVSQALEDKFGKEINGSFGQNPASAGEGRDRYVEMAKKAGFDGTSAFSAESYDAAALILLAMAKAKSSDPAVYKAEVLNIANGTGEVILPGDLKKALEIINAGGSVNYEGATAVTFVNGRESAGSYREIEFKNDKMEVVKYR
- a CDS encoding ABC transporter ATP-binding protein; the protein is MIVVENLHRHFGGFRAVDGASLEIATGSITGLIGPNGAGKTTLFNVIAGRLPPTSGRVLMDGEDISGLPPHELFHKGLLRTFQIAHEFGSMTVRENLMMVPAGQSGETLWNTWFGRRRIAEEERALRDKADEVLEFLTISHLADQKASQISGGQKKLLELGRTMMVDAKIVFLDEVGAGVNRTLLNTIGDAIVRLNKERGYTFCVIEHDMDFIARLCDPVIVMAEGKVLAQGTVDQVKNDERVIEAYLGTGLKNKIKEEAAHG